The Temnothorax longispinosus isolate EJ_2023e chromosome 4, Tlon_JGU_v1, whole genome shotgun sequence genome has a window encoding:
- the LOC139811198 gene encoding putative helicase MOV-10 isoform X1: MQKRKEREDFMSITAPALMPRLTLPSIIIPSQLHSALKSIYCSKWGSISSSNLHNNYKKCIKSLSNVRTIIQWDYLTILKICLYLIQFEEDLELKRFRLLNHTVKTSDLENCFIISLKSLNGDLHVIKPDCEVELRDNTKKVIFAKIVKVVGNDVTIKPYYPENPNTLKMKEKRFNIEFVDRHWSLRCCHYALKIVSKCNWIEIVYPRLRTNCTDMEIDIEWTNADLKENEPQKQAVRKILNKTAYPAPYIIFGPPGTGKTVTLVETICQIVRHFPTKNILVCTSSNAAADEITKRLIKYIPTNLIYRMYAPSREWSTVKNEIQPCANFVQESTLFLSKELLLRKKIIITTLVSSVRLIDVNFRENHFSYIIIDEASQAVEPEMLIPLAITNKESDEKTRFHAQIVIAGDPYQLGPVVCCKRIEHLLGRSMLERLMDDCDPYKKQDGKYNPNYITKLVQNFRSHENILHVSNKQFYCGDLKICGGADIRMALNWSQLPNKNFPMIFQEVLGTETRSVNRSVCNTAEVLAVLMYVSILIKAKFGKHVITPKDIGIVTPFKQQQLDITHHLEAMKLKGITVGTVETFQGQERNVMILSTVRSKAFEHNGKEHIGFLSNPKRFNVALTRAKALMIIIGNPNILCRNEHWEVLWKYCEKHNANIPFEQLPGLKDRKGSSFQAIKKYIVSTYKVDGEKVAPFIKHYLKTAVSAGAVVQTKGKGATGSFKLSTDKPKDKAKGKAQRASLVHSDTWKAGTKKDGREKTAIARKPAAAVKKTTAKKAPESAKKAAPKTAAAKTAVKKGKAAAEPKSPSKAKKAVKAPAAKTKTPKPKKATAKAVKAAAKK, from the exons ATGCAGAAGAGAAAGGAACGCGAAGATTTTAT gtCTATTACGGCACCTGCATTAATGCCAAGGCTTACGTTGCCATCTATTATTATCCCATCTCAGTTACATAGTGCattgaaaagtatatattgtTCAAAATGGGGCTCTATTTCTTCTTCAAATCtacataacaattataaaaagtgCATTAAAAGTTTGTCTAATGTACGAACAATAATTCAGTGGGATTATTTAACCATATTGAAAATATGCTTATATCTAATACAATTTGAAGAAGATCTCGAACTAAAACGGTTTAGATTGTTAAACCATACAGTTAAAACATCTgatttagaaaattgttttattatcagCTTGAAATCTTTGAATGGTGATCTTCATGTAATTAAACCAGACTGTGAAGTAGAGCTCAGagataatacaaaaaaagtaatttttgcaaaaatcgTGAAAGTGGTAGGAAATGATGTAACAATAAAGCCCTATTATCCTGA aAATCCAAATACATTGAAAATGAAGgagaaaagatttaatatagAGTTTGTGGACCGACATTGGTCATTGAGATGCTGTCATTATGCATTAAAGATAGTAAGCAAATGCAATTGGATTGAGATTGTATATCCACGATTGAGGACAAATTGCACAGATATGGAAAT CGATATTGAATGGACAAATGCTGATTTGAAGGAAAATGAACCACAGAAGCAAGCAGTGAGGAAGATACTGAATAAGACAGCGTACCCTGCaccttatataatttttggtcCCCCTGGTACTGGAAAAACAGTGACATTAGTTGAAACTATATGTCAG ATTGTGAGACACTTTCcgacgaaaaatatattggtGTGCACATCATCTAATGCAGCAGCTGATGAAATCACGAaaagattgataaaatatattccaacAAATTTGATATATCGAATGTATGCTCCATCTAGAGaatg GTCGACTGTGAAGAATGAAATTCAACCATGTGCGAATTTTGTTCAAGAATCTACTCTCTTTTTGTCAAAAGAGTTACTGttacggaaaaaaattattattacaacatTAGTATCATCTGTAAG ATTGATTGATGTAAATTTTCGGGAAAATCATTTTTCttacataattattgatgAGGCGAGTCAAGCGGTTGAACCAGAGATGTTGATTCCTCTCGcgataacaaataaagaatCTGATGAGAAGACTAGATTTCATGCACAAATTGTTATCGCAGGTGATCCTTATCAATTGGGACCCGTTGTTTGTTGCAAAAGGATTGAGCATCTTCTCG GAAGATCCATGTTAGAAAGATTAATGGACGATTGTGATCCGTATAAAAAGCAggatggaaaatataatccgAACTATATAACGAAATTAGTTCAAAATTTCCGTAgtcacgaaaatattttacacgtgtcaaataaacaattttattgtgGTGACTTAAAGATCTGTGGAGGAGCCGATATACGAATGGCGTTGAACTGGTCACAATTGcccaataaaaattttcctaTGATATTCCAAGAAGTTTTAGGCACAGAAACAAGATCTGTAAACCGAag TGTCTGCAACACCGCCGAAGTACTGGCGGTACTAATGTATGTGAGTATCCTGATTAAGGCGAAATTTGGAAAACACGTGATAACACCAAAGGATATCGGGATCGTAACGCCTTTTAAACAACAGCAACTAGACATTACTCATCATCTAGAAGCTATGAAGTTAAAAGGCATAACTGTGGGAACAGTTGAAACGTTTCAGGGACAAGAACGAAATGTGATGATATTATCCACGGTACGATCTAAAGCCTTCGAACACAATGGTAAAGAACACATTGGTTTCTTATCCAATCCAAAG agaTTTAATGTTGCTTTAACACGTGCAAAAGCACTTATGATAATAATAGGAAATCCAAATATACTCTGCAGAAATGAACATTGGGAAGTACTTTGGAAGTACTGCGAAAAACATAACGCAAATATTCCCTTTGAACAGTTGCCAGGGCTCAAGGATCGCAAGGGTTCGTCCTTCCAGGCGATCAAGAAGTACATCGTGTCGACCTACAAGGTAGACGGCGAGAAGGTCGCGCCGTTCATCAAGCATTACCTGAAGACCGCCGTGTCCGCCGGTGCCGTCGTGCAGACCAAGGGCAAGGGCGCCACCGGCTCGTTCAAGCTGTCGACCGACAAGCCGAAGGACAAAGCCAAGGGGAAGGCGCAACGCGCCTCGCTGGTTCACTCGGACACGTGGAAAGCGGGAACCAAGAAGGACGGGCGGGAGAAGACCGCGATTGCGCGGAAACCGGCGGCCGCTGTGAAGAAAACGACCGCCAAAAAGGCCCCGGAAAGCGCGAAGAAGGCAGCTCCCAAGACCGCCGCCGCCAAAACCGCCGTGAAGAAGGGCAAAGCTGCTGCGGAGCCCAAGTCACCATCGAAGGCTAAGAAAGCCGTCAAGGCACCAGCGGCGAAGACCAAAACGCCCAAGCCGAAGAAAGCCACAGCGAAGGCCGTGAAGGCCGCGGCGAAAAAATAA
- the LOC139811198 gene encoding putative helicase MOV-10 isoform X2 encodes MQKRKEREDFMSITAPALMPRLTLPSIIIPSQLHSALKSIYCSKWGSISSSNLHNNYKKCIKSLSNVRTIIQWDYLTILKICLYLIQFEEDLELKRFRLLNHTVKTSDLENCFIISLKSLNGDLHVIKPDCEVELRDNTKKVIFAKIVKVVGNDVTIKPYYPENPNTLKMKEKRFNIEFVDRHWSLRCCHYALKIVSKCNWIEIVYPRLRTNCTDMEIDIEWTNADLKENEPQKQAVRKILNKTAYPAPYIIFGPPGTGKTVTLVETICQIVRHFPTKNILVCTSSNAAADEITKRLIKYIPTNLIYRMYAPSREWSTVKNEIQPCANFVQESTLFLSKELLLRKKIIITTLVSSVRLIDVNFRENHFSYIIIDEASQAVEPEMLIPLAITNKESDEKTRFHAQIVIAGDPYQLGPVVCCKRIEHLLGKSMLERLMDDCDPYKKQDGKYNPNYITKLVQNFRSHENILHVSNKQFYCGDLKICGGADIRMALNWSQLPNKNFPMIFQEVLGTETRSVNRSVCNTAEVLAVLMYVSILIKAKFGKHVITPKDIGIVTPFKQQQLDITHHLEAMKLKGITVGTVETFQGQERNVMILSTVRSKAFEHNGKEHIGFLSNPKRFNVALTRAKALMIIIGNPNILCRNEHWEVLWKYCEKHNANIPFEQLPGLKDRKGSSFQAIKKYIVSTYKVDGEKVAPFIKHYLKTAVSAGAVVQTKGKGATGSFKLSTDKPKDKAKGKAQRASLVHSDTWKAGTKKDGREKTAIARKPAAAVKKTTAKKAPESAKKAAPKTAAAKTAVKKGKAAAEPKSPSKAKKAVKAPAAKTKTPKPKKATAKAVKAAAKK; translated from the exons ATGCAGAAGAGAAAGGAACGCGAAGATTTTAT gtCTATTACGGCACCTGCATTAATGCCAAGGCTTACGTTGCCATCTATTATTATCCCATCTCAGTTACATAGTGCattgaaaagtatatattgtTCAAAATGGGGCTCTATTTCTTCTTCAAATCtacataacaattataaaaagtgCATTAAAAGTTTGTCTAATGTACGAACAATAATTCAGTGGGATTATTTAACCATATTGAAAATATGCTTATATCTAATACAATTTGAAGAAGATCTCGAACTAAAACGGTTTAGATTGTTAAACCATACAGTTAAAACATCTgatttagaaaattgttttattatcagCTTGAAATCTTTGAATGGTGATCTTCATGTAATTAAACCAGACTGTGAAGTAGAGCTCAGagataatacaaaaaaagtaatttttgcaaaaatcgTGAAAGTGGTAGGAAATGATGTAACAATAAAGCCCTATTATCCTGA aAATCCAAATACATTGAAAATGAAGgagaaaagatttaatatagAGTTTGTGGACCGACATTGGTCATTGAGATGCTGTCATTATGCATTAAAGATAGTAAGCAAATGCAATTGGATTGAGATTGTATATCCACGATTGAGGACAAATTGCACAGATATGGAAAT CGATATTGAATGGACAAATGCTGATTTGAAGGAAAATGAACCACAGAAGCAAGCAGTGAGGAAGATACTGAATAAGACAGCGTACCCTGCaccttatataatttttggtcCCCCTGGTACTGGAAAAACAGTGACATTAGTTGAAACTATATGTCAG ATTGTGAGACACTTTCcgacgaaaaatatattggtGTGCACATCATCTAATGCAGCAGCTGATGAAATCACGAaaagattgataaaatatattccaacAAATTTGATATATCGAATGTATGCTCCATCTAGAGaatg GTCGACTGTGAAGAATGAAATTCAACCATGTGCGAATTTTGTTCAAGAATCTACTCTCTTTTTGTCAAAAGAGTTACTGttacggaaaaaaattattattacaacatTAGTATCATCTGTAAG ATTGATTGATGTAAATTTTCGGGAAAATCATTTTTCttacataattattgatgAGGCGAGTCAAGCGGTTGAACCAGAGATGTTGATTCCTCTCGcgataacaaataaagaatCTGATGAGAAGACTAGATTTCATGCACAAATTGTTATCGCAGGTGATCCTTATCAATTGGGACCCGTTGTTTGTTGCAAAAGGATTGAGCATCTTCTCGGCAA ATCCATGTTAGAAAGATTAATGGACGATTGTGATCCGTATAAAAAGCAggatggaaaatataatccgAACTATATAACGAAATTAGTTCAAAATTTCCGTAgtcacgaaaatattttacacgtgtcaaataaacaattttattgtgGTGACTTAAAGATCTGTGGAGGAGCCGATATACGAATGGCGTTGAACTGGTCACAATTGcccaataaaaattttcctaTGATATTCCAAGAAGTTTTAGGCACAGAAACAAGATCTGTAAACCGAag TGTCTGCAACACCGCCGAAGTACTGGCGGTACTAATGTATGTGAGTATCCTGATTAAGGCGAAATTTGGAAAACACGTGATAACACCAAAGGATATCGGGATCGTAACGCCTTTTAAACAACAGCAACTAGACATTACTCATCATCTAGAAGCTATGAAGTTAAAAGGCATAACTGTGGGAACAGTTGAAACGTTTCAGGGACAAGAACGAAATGTGATGATATTATCCACGGTACGATCTAAAGCCTTCGAACACAATGGTAAAGAACACATTGGTTTCTTATCCAATCCAAAG agaTTTAATGTTGCTTTAACACGTGCAAAAGCACTTATGATAATAATAGGAAATCCAAATATACTCTGCAGAAATGAACATTGGGAAGTACTTTGGAAGTACTGCGAAAAACATAACGCAAATATTCCCTTTGAACAGTTGCCAGGGCTCAAGGATCGCAAGGGTTCGTCCTTCCAGGCGATCAAGAAGTACATCGTGTCGACCTACAAGGTAGACGGCGAGAAGGTCGCGCCGTTCATCAAGCATTACCTGAAGACCGCCGTGTCCGCCGGTGCCGTCGTGCAGACCAAGGGCAAGGGCGCCACCGGCTCGTTCAAGCTGTCGACCGACAAGCCGAAGGACAAAGCCAAGGGGAAGGCGCAACGCGCCTCGCTGGTTCACTCGGACACGTGGAAAGCGGGAACCAAGAAGGACGGGCGGGAGAAGACCGCGATTGCGCGGAAACCGGCGGCCGCTGTGAAGAAAACGACCGCCAAAAAGGCCCCGGAAAGCGCGAAGAAGGCAGCTCCCAAGACCGCCGCCGCCAAAACCGCCGTGAAGAAGGGCAAAGCTGCTGCGGAGCCCAAGTCACCATCGAAGGCTAAGAAAGCCGTCAAGGCACCAGCGGCGAAGACCAAAACGCCCAAGCCGAAGAAAGCCACAGCGAAGGCCGTGAAGGCCGCGGCGAAAAAATAA
- the Pex19 gene encoding peroxisomal biogenesis factor 19, protein MTDNFKQTKHETEDQELNDLLDSALQDFDKVSISNVEKGNDTGTADLQKQTDKHEIFEDKWTEDFLKQTANQFEKNLQNLLQNGDSELEAALQKLGQTSSSNTTDEKDMNVDFQSAISQVLKDLTANSENLQSEADVAAMLGQTSIDGDTGDILPFMQGMMENLLSKEILYPSLKELSDKYPAWLEEHKATLNPSDLQRYTKQSELMQKVCTELEKEKEDDAEDIKQRRFECVLKLMTEMQNYGQAPDDLVGEQCSFFQFDSEGNPTLPFPPGVDSQQDCCIM, encoded by the exons ATGACGGACAATTTCAAACAGACAAAACACGAGACAGAAGATCAAGAATTGAACGATTTATTGGATA GTGCTCTACAAGATTTCGACAAAGTATCTATATCAAATGTTGAAAAAGGCAATGACACAGGTACAGCGGATTTGCAGAAACAAACAGATAAGCATGAAATATTCGAAGATAAATGGACGGAAGATTTTCTCAAACAAACGGCCAAtcagtttgaaaaaaatttgcaaaatttattgcaaaacg gaGATAGCGAATTGGAGGCTGCTTTGCAAAAGCTTGGACAGACGTCTAGTAGTAATACGACAGATGAGAAAGACATGAATGTGGACTTTCAATCGGCTATTTCACAAGTTTTAAAGGATTTAACTGCAAATTCCGAAAATTTACAG aGTGAAGCAGATGTGGCGGCTATGCTCGGGCAAACGTCTATTGATGGTGATACTGGTGACATACTACCGTTTATGCAAGGAATGATGGAGAACCTCTTGTCGAAAGAGATTCTTTATCCATCATTGAAAGAACTGTCGGATAAATATCCAGCGTGGCTAGAAGAGCACAAAGCAACTCTGAATCCTTCCGATTTGCAGAGGTATACGAAACAATCAGAATTGATGCAAAAG GTATGTACTGaattagaaaaggaaaaggaagacGATGCGGAAGATATCAAGCAACGTCGATTTGAATGTGTGTTGAAACTTATGAcggaaatgcaaaattatggTCAAGCGCCTGATGATCTCGTCGGCGAGCAGTGCTCGTTTTTTCAGTTCGATTCCGAGGGCAATCCCACCCTTCCATTTCCACCTGGAGTAGATTCGCAGCAGGATTGCTGTATTATGTGA
- the LOC139811198 gene encoding putative helicase MOV-10 isoform X3, giving the protein MQKRKEREDFINPNTLKMKEKRFNIEFVDRHWSLRCCHYALKIVSKCNWIEIVYPRLRTNCTDMEIDIEWTNADLKENEPQKQAVRKILNKTAYPAPYIIFGPPGTGKTVTLVETICQIVRHFPTKNILVCTSSNAAADEITKRLIKYIPTNLIYRMYAPSREWSTVKNEIQPCANFVQESTLFLSKELLLRKKIIITTLVSSVRLIDVNFRENHFSYIIIDEASQAVEPEMLIPLAITNKESDEKTRFHAQIVIAGDPYQLGPVVCCKRIEHLLGRSMLERLMDDCDPYKKQDGKYNPNYITKLVQNFRSHENILHVSNKQFYCGDLKICGGADIRMALNWSQLPNKNFPMIFQEVLGTETRSVNRSVCNTAEVLAVLMYVSILIKAKFGKHVITPKDIGIVTPFKQQQLDITHHLEAMKLKGITVGTVETFQGQERNVMILSTVRSKAFEHNGKEHIGFLSNPKRFNVALTRAKALMIIIGNPNILCRNEHWEVLWKYCEKHNANIPFEQLPGLKDRKGSSFQAIKKYIVSTYKVDGEKVAPFIKHYLKTAVSAGAVVQTKGKGATGSFKLSTDKPKDKAKGKAQRASLVHSDTWKAGTKKDGREKTAIARKPAAAVKKTTAKKAPESAKKAAPKTAAAKTAVKKGKAAAEPKSPSKAKKAVKAPAAKTKTPKPKKATAKAVKAAAKK; this is encoded by the exons ATGCAGAAGAGAAAGGAACGCGAAGATTTTAT aAATCCAAATACATTGAAAATGAAGgagaaaagatttaatatagAGTTTGTGGACCGACATTGGTCATTGAGATGCTGTCATTATGCATTAAAGATAGTAAGCAAATGCAATTGGATTGAGATTGTATATCCACGATTGAGGACAAATTGCACAGATATGGAAAT CGATATTGAATGGACAAATGCTGATTTGAAGGAAAATGAACCACAGAAGCAAGCAGTGAGGAAGATACTGAATAAGACAGCGTACCCTGCaccttatataatttttggtcCCCCTGGTACTGGAAAAACAGTGACATTAGTTGAAACTATATGTCAG ATTGTGAGACACTTTCcgacgaaaaatatattggtGTGCACATCATCTAATGCAGCAGCTGATGAAATCACGAaaagattgataaaatatattccaacAAATTTGATATATCGAATGTATGCTCCATCTAGAGaatg GTCGACTGTGAAGAATGAAATTCAACCATGTGCGAATTTTGTTCAAGAATCTACTCTCTTTTTGTCAAAAGAGTTACTGttacggaaaaaaattattattacaacatTAGTATCATCTGTAAG ATTGATTGATGTAAATTTTCGGGAAAATCATTTTTCttacataattattgatgAGGCGAGTCAAGCGGTTGAACCAGAGATGTTGATTCCTCTCGcgataacaaataaagaatCTGATGAGAAGACTAGATTTCATGCACAAATTGTTATCGCAGGTGATCCTTATCAATTGGGACCCGTTGTTTGTTGCAAAAGGATTGAGCATCTTCTCG GAAGATCCATGTTAGAAAGATTAATGGACGATTGTGATCCGTATAAAAAGCAggatggaaaatataatccgAACTATATAACGAAATTAGTTCAAAATTTCCGTAgtcacgaaaatattttacacgtgtcaaataaacaattttattgtgGTGACTTAAAGATCTGTGGAGGAGCCGATATACGAATGGCGTTGAACTGGTCACAATTGcccaataaaaattttcctaTGATATTCCAAGAAGTTTTAGGCACAGAAACAAGATCTGTAAACCGAag TGTCTGCAACACCGCCGAAGTACTGGCGGTACTAATGTATGTGAGTATCCTGATTAAGGCGAAATTTGGAAAACACGTGATAACACCAAAGGATATCGGGATCGTAACGCCTTTTAAACAACAGCAACTAGACATTACTCATCATCTAGAAGCTATGAAGTTAAAAGGCATAACTGTGGGAACAGTTGAAACGTTTCAGGGACAAGAACGAAATGTGATGATATTATCCACGGTACGATCTAAAGCCTTCGAACACAATGGTAAAGAACACATTGGTTTCTTATCCAATCCAAAG agaTTTAATGTTGCTTTAACACGTGCAAAAGCACTTATGATAATAATAGGAAATCCAAATATACTCTGCAGAAATGAACATTGGGAAGTACTTTGGAAGTACTGCGAAAAACATAACGCAAATATTCCCTTTGAACAGTTGCCAGGGCTCAAGGATCGCAAGGGTTCGTCCTTCCAGGCGATCAAGAAGTACATCGTGTCGACCTACAAGGTAGACGGCGAGAAGGTCGCGCCGTTCATCAAGCATTACCTGAAGACCGCCGTGTCCGCCGGTGCCGTCGTGCAGACCAAGGGCAAGGGCGCCACCGGCTCGTTCAAGCTGTCGACCGACAAGCCGAAGGACAAAGCCAAGGGGAAGGCGCAACGCGCCTCGCTGGTTCACTCGGACACGTGGAAAGCGGGAACCAAGAAGGACGGGCGGGAGAAGACCGCGATTGCGCGGAAACCGGCGGCCGCTGTGAAGAAAACGACCGCCAAAAAGGCCCCGGAAAGCGCGAAGAAGGCAGCTCCCAAGACCGCCGCCGCCAAAACCGCCGTGAAGAAGGGCAAAGCTGCTGCGGAGCCCAAGTCACCATCGAAGGCTAAGAAAGCCGTCAAGGCACCAGCGGCGAAGACCAAAACGCCCAAGCCGAAGAAAGCCACAGCGAAGGCCGTGAAGGCCGCGGCGAAAAAATAA